Proteins from one Thermodesulfobacteriota bacterium genomic window:
- a CDS encoding molybdopterin-dependent oxidoreductase yields the protein MPEKKEGGINGIKRRDFLKIIGVAGGTAAATGCSSDPVEQLIPFVIPPYGIIPGVPNWYATTCRECPAGCGTLVKNREGRAIKVEGNPKSTVSYGKTCARGQAALQGLYNPDRIRSPLVKTSSGKLQPLGWEQAEKVLLDKIQELLDQGKAHKIVIITNNVTGTLNDLIDEWMNALGGGKHIVYETFAHEPIKEANKITFGVDSIPSYEIERAKYLLSFGSDFIETWLSPVEFANKFSQMHSYKDKSKSMGKFVQIEPRSSITASSADQWVAIRPGTEGFLALGITNLILDSGRASIASGEAARLKNLVGSYTLDKVSTICDIPKDTIVEIAKDFVELSPSLAIGGGAAYTTTNATQTLSAINILNYVAGNIGDTVNFGDTLTIANSNSFSEITSLVESMKNGDVELLFIYNVNPVFTLPEVLKFEEAIMKVPFVASFSSFMDETTEHASIILPDNTPLESWGDYIPKGSVYGLIQPTMSAVFNTKSTGDAIISITKKINGLENQFTANNLYEYLLESWRKIHSRIASQKDFETFWVESVENGGVFRELPPLQVQLTNEAYSIDFSDLQPEIKGDGELYFIPFPSYRYYDGRGANKPWLQELPDALTTAVWDSWVEIHPDTAGKIGIREGDFVSIESKYGSIETQAYIYKGIRPDTIAVPLGLGHKSYGRYAKDRGVSPVKILPAAIDKSSGGFAWLTTKVNVSNTGKREQLVMTQYTTAQHDRNIALATTLPELRGNGGENHQQEDDNVDLYPPRKYLTHRWGMSIDLSKCTGCGACVTACYAENNVPFVGKEQVARRREMSWIRIERHYEEKDTSHGFNTRFIPMLCQQCGNAPCEPVCPVYATYHNPEGLNAMIYNRCVGTRYCSNNCPYSVRRFNFFTYQWPQPLNWQLNPDVTVRTKGVMEKCTFCVQRIKYVQNIAKDENRDVRDGEITPACAQACPTEAIVFGDLKDENSKVAQLSNEGRGYKVLSNLNTQPSITYLKKVYWDKA from the coding sequence ATGCCTGAGAAGAAAGAGGGTGGTATTAACGGTATCAAAAGAAGGGATTTTCTAAAAATAATTGGAGTTGCGGGAGGAACTGCGGCCGCTACCGGTTGCTCTTCTGACCCGGTCGAACAGTTAATCCCGTTTGTTATTCCTCCATATGGCATAATTCCAGGTGTTCCCAATTGGTATGCTACAACCTGCAGAGAATGCCCAGCTGGTTGTGGGACCCTTGTCAAAAATCGTGAAGGAAGGGCTATTAAGGTAGAAGGTAATCCCAAGAGCACCGTCAGTTACGGTAAAACATGTGCAAGAGGTCAAGCTGCTCTTCAGGGGCTTTACAATCCTGACCGTATCCGTTCTCCCCTTGTAAAGACCTCTTCCGGCAAGCTACAACCCTTGGGGTGGGAGCAAGCTGAAAAGGTTTTATTAGATAAAATTCAAGAGCTGCTTGATCAGGGCAAGGCTCACAAGATAGTTATTATTACTAACAATGTCACGGGTACTCTTAACGATCTCATAGATGAATGGATGAATGCACTTGGCGGGGGTAAACATATAGTTTATGAAACCTTTGCACACGAACCTATTAAAGAAGCAAATAAGATTACCTTCGGGGTCGATAGTATTCCATCCTACGAGATTGAGAGAGCAAAGTACCTGCTTTCGTTTGGCTCAGACTTCATTGAGACATGGCTTTCACCCGTAGAGTTTGCCAATAAGTTTAGTCAGATGCACAGCTACAAAGATAAAAGCAAAAGTATGGGCAAGTTTGTTCAAATTGAACCGAGATCCTCGATTACAGCATCGAGTGCAGATCAATGGGTGGCCATTAGACCAGGTACTGAGGGATTTCTTGCCCTGGGGATTACAAATTTGATCTTAGATAGTGGCAGGGCCTCGATAGCAAGTGGAGAAGCCGCTAGGCTTAAAAATCTCGTCGGTTCCTACACACTTGATAAAGTTTCTACAATTTGTGATATACCGAAAGATACCATAGTTGAAATTGCAAAAGATTTTGTTGAGTTAAGTCCTAGTCTTGCGATCGGAGGAGGGGCTGCATACACAACTACTAATGCTACACAGACCCTTTCTGCAATAAATATCCTGAACTATGTTGCGGGCAACATCGGTGATACGGTTAACTTTGGAGATACGCTTACCATCGCAAATTCAAATTCATTTAGTGAGATTACATCTCTCGTGGAATCGATGAAGAACGGAGATGTTGAACTTCTTTTTATTTATAATGTTAATCCTGTATTTACGTTACCTGAGGTTTTGAAATTCGAAGAAGCAATAATGAAGGTGCCCTTCGTCGCGAGCTTCTCGAGCTTTATGGATGAAACGACAGAGCATGCCAGTATTATCCTTCCTGACAACACACCACTTGAAAGCTGGGGTGATTACATTCCAAAGGGAAGTGTTTATGGATTGATTCAGCCAACAATGAGTGCCGTTTTTAATACTAAATCCACCGGAGACGCGATTATATCTATCACGAAAAAAATCAATGGACTTGAGAATCAATTCACTGCTAATAACCTCTATGAATACCTGCTAGAGTCGTGGAGGAAGATTCATTCGAGGATTGCTTCACAAAAGGATTTTGAAACATTCTGGGTTGAATCGGTAGAGAATGGGGGGGTTTTTAGGGAACTTCCTCCATTACAAGTCCAACTAACCAATGAGGCTTATAGTATCGATTTCTCGGACCTTCAGCCAGAGATAAAAGGTGATGGCGAATTGTATTTTATACCTTTCCCATCATATAGATATTATGATGGCAGGGGGGCAAATAAGCCTTGGTTACAGGAGCTTCCAGATGCCCTGACGACCGCAGTGTGGGATTCATGGGTTGAAATCCACCCCGATACTGCCGGTAAAATCGGGATAAGGGAGGGTGACTTTGTCTCAATTGAATCAAAATACGGTAGCATTGAAACGCAAGCATATATATATAAAGGTATCAGGCCCGATACAATTGCGGTTCCACTCGGCTTAGGTCACAAGAGCTATGGAAGATACGCAAAAGACAGGGGTGTGAGTCCAGTCAAGATCCTGCCTGCAGCTATAGATAAGAGCTCTGGGGGATTTGCATGGCTTACCACCAAGGTAAATGTATCTAACACTGGAAAAAGGGAACAATTAGTAATGACACAATACACAACGGCTCAGCATGACCGCAATATAGCATTGGCCACCACCCTACCCGAGCTAAGAGGAAATGGCGGGGAGAATCATCAACAAGAGGATGACAATGTTGATCTGTATCCGCCCCGGAAATATCTAACCCACCGCTGGGGAATGTCAATCGATTTATCGAAGTGTACTGGTTGTGGGGCATGTGTTACCGCCTGTTACGCGGAGAATAATGTGCCCTTTGTCGGGAAGGAACAGGTTGCGAGAAGGCGTGAAATGTCTTGGATCAGGATTGAAAGGCATTATGAGGAAAAAGATACCAGTCACGGGTTCAATACTAGATTCATACCGATGCTATGTCAGCAATGTGGTAACGCACCATGTGAGCCGGTATGCCCAGTGTATGCTACCTACCATAACCCTGAAGGGTTGAATGCGATGATATACAATCGTTGCGTGGGTACCAGGTACTGCTCGAATAACTGTCCTTATTCTGTAAGGAGGTTTAATTTTTTTACTTACCAATGGCCACAGCCACTTAACTGGCAACTTAACCCGGATGTCACCGTTCGCACAAAGGGGGTTATGGAGAAGTGCACTTTTTGTGTCCAGAGGATTAAATACGTGCAAAATATTGCTAAGGATGAGAATAGGGATGTCAGGGATGGTGAGATAACGCCGGCATGTGCACAGGCTTGTCCTACCGAAGCGATCGTTTTTGGTGATCTTAAAGATGAAAATAGTAAGGTAGCCCAACTCTCAAATGAGGGGAGGGGTTATAAAGTGTTGTCGAATCTAAATACACAACCATCGATAACATATCTAAAAAAGGTTTACTGGGATAAAGCATAA
- the nrfD gene encoding NrfD/PsrC family molybdoenzyme membrane anchor subunit — translation MSQDSTLTYSKVNEDVIRMLDKPTFKWVALFLPTLACVGFGLFCFLYQVYTGLGVAGYRHPVFWGVYITNFVFWVGIAHSGTLISAILYLFRARFRMSIYRIAEAMTVFAVLTAGLFPIIHLGRPWNFYWLFPYPNQREIWINFKSPLIWDVFAVSTYLTVSATFFFVGMIPDIAAVRDRVREVPRKIIYTILSLGWKGSNWEWLHYTRAYLFFAAFATPLVLSVHSVVSWDFAMANLPGWHTTIFAPYFVAGAIFSGLALVISLAVPIRKLFHLEEYITLDNFEGMAKLIIFTSMIVTYAYAAEFLLAWYSGNPAEWGQFKYRATGDYALFYWIMVFCNSAVPIVLWFKGVRRNIKALFVISIFINIGMWFERFNIIVISLSHGFEPGAWGIYKPTWVELGITVGSFAWFFMFFLIFIKTLPAISIAEMKEILPIPRKEAKAR, via the coding sequence ATGAGCCAAGATTCAACATTGACTTATTCGAAGGTAAATGAAGACGTAATCAGGATGCTTGATAAACCTACCTTTAAGTGGGTTGCTTTGTTTCTTCCTACATTGGCGTGCGTTGGATTCGGACTATTCTGCTTTCTTTACCAGGTCTATACTGGCTTGGGAGTTGCCGGGTACAGACATCCGGTATTTTGGGGAGTCTATATAACCAATTTTGTATTTTGGGTTGGGATCGCACATTCTGGAACCCTTATATCTGCGATCCTCTATCTATTCCGGGCGAGATTCAGGATGTCAATTTATCGAATAGCAGAGGCGATGACAGTTTTTGCGGTGCTCACCGCAGGTCTCTTTCCAATCATTCATCTGGGACGTCCCTGGAATTTTTACTGGCTATTTCCATATCCTAATCAGCGTGAAATCTGGATAAATTTTAAGTCTCCTTTGATCTGGGATGTCTTTGCAGTCAGCACCTATTTAACAGTGAGCGCTACTTTCTTTTTTGTCGGCATGATACCGGACATAGCGGCGGTCAGGGATAGGGTAAGAGAAGTTCCCAGAAAAATCATCTATACAATTCTATCTTTGGGATGGAAGGGTTCTAACTGGGAATGGTTACACTACACCAGGGCTTATCTATTTTTTGCGGCCTTTGCTACTCCGCTTGTTCTTTCGGTTCATAGCGTTGTGTCCTGGGACTTCGCAATGGCAAACCTTCCGGGTTGGCATACTACGATCTTTGCCCCATATTTCGTGGCAGGTGCTATTTTTTCTGGTCTTGCTCTTGTAATTTCTCTAGCAGTTCCTATAAGAAAGCTATTTCATCTGGAGGAATATATTACTCTCGATAATTTTGAAGGAATGGCCAAACTTATCATTTTTACGTCGATGATTGTAACTTATGCATATGCTGCGGAATTTTTACTGGCCTGGTACAGTGGGAATCCTGCTGAATGGGGCCAGTTTAAATACAGGGCAACCGGTGATTATGCACTCTTTTACTGGATTATGGTCTTTTGTAATTCTGCTGTTCCAATCGTTCTTTGGTTTAAGGGTGTAAGGAGAAATATTAAGGCCCTGTTTGTAATCTCGATATTCATTAATATTGGAATGTGGTTTGAAAGGTTCAACATAATAGTGATCTCACTTTCACATGGGTTTGAGCCAGGCGCTTGGGGTATTTATAAGCCTACTTGGGTTGAATTGGGAATCACCGTCGGCAGCTTTGCCTGGTTTTTCATGTTCTTCCTAATATTCATAAAAACACTTCCCGCTATTTCTATCGCTGAGATGAAAGAAATACTTCCAATTCCAAGGAAGGAGGCAAAAGCACGATGA
- a CDS encoding DUF3341 domain-containing protein: MKPDQGVVGIYSYLDTTIETIKNLRTAGFKNFRVFSPFPCHELEEELDQPESIVRFFTLGGALLGAICGFSFTILTSLAWPLSVSAKPIVSIPPYMIIVFELTVLIGSLSTLLGLLINSRLRRNVPRGVYDSRFSEDKFGIVVACYKHNLPKVEEIMKSSGAEEIRLEGI; the protein is encoded by the coding sequence ATGAAACCCGATCAGGGTGTAGTTGGAATTTATAGCTATTTGGATACAACAATCGAAACTATAAAGAACCTTCGGACAGCTGGTTTTAAGAACTTTCGTGTTTTTTCACCATTCCCTTGTCATGAGTTAGAGGAGGAACTTGATCAACCGGAGAGTATAGTTCGCTTTTTTACTTTGGGTGGTGCCTTGCTTGGCGCTATTTGTGGTTTTTCATTTACCATACTTACTTCTCTCGCTTGGCCATTAAGCGTAAGTGCAAAACCCATCGTGTCCATTCCTCCATACATGATTATTGTTTTCGAGCTTACGGTCTTAATTGGGTCTCTTTCAACTTTATTGGGTCTCCTGATAAATTCCCGATTGAGGCGTAATGTACCAAGGGGAGTTTACGACTCGAGATTCTCAGAGGACAAGTTCGGGATTGTTGTTGCTTGTTATAAACACAATTTGCCCAAAGTTGAAGAAATTATGAAATCATCAGGGGCGGAAGAAATTCGGCTCGAGGGTATATGA
- a CDS encoding cytochrome c has translation MLDGLKIYFLPIVLVMVVLLTGRAFGWPWSTDMMYQPSIKPYEEPLPYPDLSITNKGIRVDPIIPREVFEEMTVNPVSPDKASLGNGEVVFKNFCAPCHGPEGKGDGPVIKKGFYPVNLTAPLTQGRTDGYIYAYIRFGGKVMMPSYRESIGEQDAWNVVNYVRKLQGKPK, from the coding sequence TTGCTTGATGGTTTAAAGATTTATTTTTTACCAATAGTCCTGGTAATGGTTGTTCTTCTGACCGGACGAGCATTTGGTTGGCCCTGGTCGACCGATATGATGTATCAGCCCTCCATTAAACCCTATGAAGAGCCACTTCCCTATCCTGACCTGTCAATTACGAATAAAGGAATAAGGGTGGACCCGATAATCCCAAGAGAAGTGTTTGAAGAAATGACAGTAAATCCGGTTAGCCCGGATAAGGCTTCGCTGGGAAATGGCGAGGTAGTTTTTAAGAATTTCTGTGCACCCTGTCATGGACCGGAGGGGAAGGGTGATGGTCCAGTAATTAAAAAGGGGTTTTATCCCGTCAACCTTACTGCGCCACTTACTCAGGGCAGAACGGATGGCTATATATATGCTTATATCAGGTTTGGTGGCAAGGTGATGATGCCAAGTTATCGTGAAAGCATCGGTGAACAGGATGCATGGAACGTAGTAAATTATGTGAGAAAACTTCAGGGGAAACCGAAATAG
- a CDS encoding enoyl-CoA hydratase-related protein, which translates to MAKAKSSKSVQKEKTSKKKGSSLKFENILYEKKNRIARVTINRAEVRNALNSATREELAIAIEDAWVDDNIGVIVLTGAGDKAFSAGGDLSWIVDPKKKVDAKFMLVHYRLANAMRNCGKPIIARVNGYCVGGGNELNMLCDLTIASEDSIFAQAGPLVGSAPIWYGLQQLQHSVGDKKAREIVYLCNRYSAKEAMEMGWVNTVVPKEKLDEEVNAWCERLLQMSRQSLRIAKFQINFASDMAHAQITHGLELARFFMKAPEMVEGAKAFLEKRKPDFWSVE; encoded by the coding sequence ATGGCAAAAGCTAAATCATCAAAGTCGGTACAAAAAGAAAAGACTTCTAAGAAGAAGGGCTCGTCCCTGAAATTTGAAAACATTCTCTATGAGAAAAAAAATCGCATAGCACGTGTCACGATTAACCGTGCCGAGGTTCGAAATGCACTTAATTCTGCGACTAGAGAGGAGCTTGCAATCGCTATCGAGGATGCCTGGGTGGATGATAATATTGGAGTAATAGTACTCACCGGGGCGGGGGATAAGGCCTTTTCTGCCGGTGGAGATCTGTCCTGGATTGTTGATCCTAAAAAGAAGGTTGACGCAAAGTTCATGCTTGTTCACTACAGGCTTGCGAATGCTATGAGAAATTGCGGAAAGCCTATCATTGCTAGGGTGAATGGTTATTGTGTCGGTGGCGGGAATGAGCTTAACATGCTATGCGACCTGACAATCGCGTCTGAGGATTCAATTTTTGCTCAGGCGGGTCCGTTGGTGGGTAGTGCTCCTATCTGGTATGGATTGCAGCAGCTCCAACATTCCGTTGGTGACAAAAAAGCCAGAGAAATTGTTTATCTATGTAATCGATATTCCGCCAAAGAGGCTATGGAGATGGGTTGGGTCAATACGGTTGTTCCAAAGGAAAAACTTGATGAGGAGGTCAATGCCTGGTGCGAGAGATTGCTTCAGATGAGCAGGCAATCGCTAAGGATCGCAAAGTTTCAGATTAACTTTGCTTCTGATATGGCACATGCTCAAATTACACACGGTCTGGAGCTCGCAAGATTCTTTATGAAGGCTCCCGAGATGGTCGAGGGGGCAAAGGCATTTTTGGAGAAGCGCAAGCCCGATTTTTGGAGTGTGGAATAG
- a CDS encoding TIGR03560 family F420-dependent LLM class oxidoreductase, translating to MAKIDFGVMLRQQKIDFSKIREAAELCDQLGFHSIWFYDHILGMGAIDLDIYEAWTMMSALSTVTSEVRIGTLVLCNSFRQPSLLAKMGSTLDVISNGRLEFAIGAGWFEPEYRAYGYDFPDTVTRIDQLSESVKIIKAMWTEDKTTFMGKHYQIVDAYCNPKPIQKPHPPIIIGGGGERYLLRAAAELADEWNCPGTNALEIDQKLAALKKHCSDIGRDINSIKISQQTICVIAKDKKELEEKIPIAKKRYGFFGEIEKFGIIGTPDQCIKKVEANAKRGISKYTIFFSDYMNPDTLSFFAKEVIPAFSTT from the coding sequence ATGGCTAAAATTGATTTCGGGGTTATGCTCCGACAGCAGAAAATTGATTTCTCAAAAATTAGAGAGGCCGCTGAGCTGTGTGATCAGCTTGGTTTCCACTCGATTTGGTTCTATGATCACATTCTTGGAATGGGAGCCATAGATTTGGATATCTATGAGGCGTGGACCATGATGTCCGCCCTCTCAACAGTAACATCAGAAGTCAGAATCGGAACTTTGGTACTGTGCAATTCGTTTAGACAGCCTTCGCTTCTTGCAAAGATGGGATCCACGCTTGACGTTATCAGCAATGGAAGACTAGAGTTTGCAATTGGAGCCGGCTGGTTCGAGCCTGAATACAGAGCCTACGGTTATGACTTTCCTGACACAGTCACAAGAATCGATCAATTGTCGGAATCGGTAAAGATAATTAAAGCTATGTGGACGGAGGATAAAACAACATTCATGGGCAAACACTATCAAATCGTTGATGCATATTGCAATCCCAAACCAATCCAAAAACCCCACCCCCCTATCATAATTGGCGGTGGAGGCGAGAGGTATTTACTTCGTGCTGCTGCCGAGCTTGCAGATGAATGGAACTGCCCCGGAACCAATGCCCTGGAGATCGATCAAAAGCTTGCTGCACTGAAGAAACACTGCTCGGATATTGGTCGAGACATAAATAGCATTAAGATATCTCAGCAGACAATTTGCGTAATTGCGAAAGATAAAAAGGAGCTAGAAGAAAAAATCCCGATAGCCAAAAAAAGATATGGCTTCTTCGGGGAAATTGAAAAATTTGGAATCATAGGAACCCCGGATCAATGTATAAAGAAGGTCGAAGCAAACGCTAAAAGGGGAATCAGCAAATATACAATATTCTTTTCAGACTATATGAACCCTGATACACTTAGCTTTTTTGCCAAGGAGGTTATCCCAGCCTTTTCAACAACATAA
- a CDS encoding peptidylprolyl isomerase, whose product MSTKTVSTEGGNPIVLMSTSMGDIKIELYPEKAPITVENFLGYAKDGFYDGTIFHRVIPGFMIQGGGFTPDMNQKPAKDPIKNEADNGLKNDKGTIAMARTNVVESATSQFFINQASNDFLNHGSRDFGYAVFGKVVEGMDVVDKIAAARTGSVGMYQDVPEEVIVIKSVKVLGPEAQ is encoded by the coding sequence ATTAGCACAAAAACTGTTAGTACTGAGGGAGGTAACCCAATCGTCCTGATGTCTACGTCAATGGGCGATATTAAGATTGAACTCTATCCTGAAAAGGCACCTATCACTGTCGAGAATTTTCTGGGCTATGCAAAAGATGGTTTTTATGATGGAACTATATTTCATCGCGTCATTCCAGGTTTTATGATTCAGGGTGGGGGTTTTACCCCTGATATGAATCAAAAGCCCGCCAAAGATCCTATTAAAAACGAAGCGGATAATGGGCTGAAGAATGACAAGGGTACGATTGCAATGGCGCGTACCAATGTTGTGGAGAGCGCGACTTCACAATTTTTCATAAACCAGGCTAGCAATGATTTTCTGAACCATGGCTCAAGAGACTTTGGTTATGCCGTGTTTGGAAAGGTTGTCGAGGGAATGGATGTTGTCGATAAGATTGCCGCGGCAAGAACGGGTTCAGTGGGGATGTATCAGGATGTCCCCGAAGAGGTAATCGTGATAAAATCTGTAAAGGTTTTAGGACCCGAAGCCCAATAA
- the purM gene encoding phosphoribosylformylglycinamidine cyclo-ligase gives MAKLTYKIAGVNIDAGNSFVESIKPLAKKTYKSNVIGKFGNFSGSYLFPIDKYKNPVLVASTDGVGTKLKIAILAGKLDTIGIDLVAMNVNDIVTSGAEPLFFLDYLATSKLNPKEGVEVIKGIVKGCSEAGCALLGGETAEMPGFYKESEFDLAGFAVGVVERDKIIDGSRVRPGDIVIGISSSGLHSNGYSLARKVLFDRKKFRLTDRPAPLKDSIGDELLNPTRIYVKAILSLKKNYEIHGIAHITGGGLIENVPRVVPKDCTVVIDSTLWKLPPIFELIKEFGRIEKDEMFRTFNCGIGMVLVVLKEQAGGVLKKLKRLGEESMVIGEIRKWRRGQSLIVIT, from the coding sequence ATGGCAAAACTTACATATAAGATAGCGGGTGTCAACATCGATGCCGGAAACTCTTTTGTTGAATCAATTAAGCCACTTGCTAAGAAAACATATAAATCCAATGTTATTGGAAAGTTTGGCAATTTTTCGGGATCGTACCTTTTCCCGATAGATAAATATAAGAACCCCGTACTTGTGGCTTCTACTGATGGTGTTGGAACGAAACTCAAAATCGCTATCCTGGCTGGGAAGCTTGATACTATAGGAATTGATCTGGTTGCAATGAATGTGAATGATATAGTTACCAGTGGGGCCGAGCCACTTTTTTTCCTCGATTATCTAGCAACCTCAAAGTTGAATCCTAAAGAAGGGGTCGAGGTTATCAAAGGTATAGTTAAGGGTTGTAGTGAAGCTGGATGTGCTCTTCTTGGTGGTGAGACAGCTGAAATGCCAGGATTCTACAAGGAGAGTGAGTTTGATTTGGCAGGGTTTGCAGTGGGAGTAGTAGAAAGAGATAAAATAATAGACGGTTCAAGGGTAAGACCAGGTGATATTGTAATTGGAATTTCTTCTAGTGGGCTCCATTCAAACGGATATTCGTTAGCAAGAAAGGTTCTCTTCGATAGGAAGAAGTTTAGGTTAACGGATAGACCGGCACCTCTGAAGGATAGTATTGGAGATGAGCTATTAAATCCTACAAGGATTTACGTAAAGGCAATACTCAGCCTTAAGAAGAATTATGAGATTCACGGAATTGCCCATATTACTGGAGGGGGACTGATAGAGAATGTTCCAAGGGTTGTTCCCAAAGACTGTACGGTAGTTATAGATTCCACTCTATGGAAGCTCCCCCCAATTTTTGAGTTGATTAAGGAATTTGGTCGTATAGAAAAAGACGAAATGTTTAGAACCTTTAACTGTGGAATTGGTATGGTACTGGTCGTATTAAAGGAGCAAGCAGGTGGAGTCTTAAAAAAACTCAAAAGGCTCGGAGAAGAATCTATGGTTATTGGCGAGATCAGAAAGTGGCGAAGGGGACAGTCTCTAATCGTAATAACCTAG
- a CDS encoding energy transducer TonB translates to MNSVDKKRSRGRSTKRLTITFIIVSILLHILIFLIVVFSQVYIQDKQAEALKEKPKFIEITELPVPKEKETKPPKELKRLAERSHEALEEKTREDFTKRGSTAQIPQPQRPPQRKQPQAERKQEKPKKQEPRKKPTKIASVPKEVLKESEMPEKELKENKKPEISREQLFNSSPSQYAAEQKSSRDFLGARDIYNKEDTVDLNTTEFRYLSYFLKLKRQIEGVWHYPEASRMRGEQGELLLVFTIRSDGYLENVNLLDSSGFTRLDDEAIRAIRVAAPFSPFPQSWELERLNIRAIFRYSFGWSIR, encoded by the coding sequence GTGAATTCTGTTGACAAAAAGCGGTCAAGGGGGAGGAGTACAAAAAGATTAACTATAACTTTCATTATAGTATCTATCCTCCTTCATATCCTCATTTTTCTGATTGTAGTTTTCTCCCAAGTCTACATACAAGATAAGCAAGCAGAAGCCCTAAAAGAAAAACCAAAGTTCATAGAAATTACCGAATTGCCCGTACCAAAGGAAAAGGAGACAAAGCCCCCAAAGGAGTTAAAACGTTTAGCTGAAAGATCGCACGAAGCACTCGAGGAAAAGACTAGGGAGGATTTCACAAAAAGGGGAAGCACAGCCCAAATACCCCAGCCGCAGCGGCCACCGCAGCGCAAGCAACCACAGGCAGAGAGAAAACAAGAGAAACCAAAAAAGCAAGAGCCCAGAAAGAAACCGACCAAGATTGCGTCTGTTCCTAAAGAGGTATTAAAGGAATCAGAGATGCCTGAAAAGGAGTTAAAAGAAAACAAAAAACCTGAAATTTCAAGAGAACAGCTCTTTAATTCTTCTCCAAGCCAATATGCAGCCGAGCAAAAGAGCTCTAGGGATTTTCTAGGAGCCAGGGATATATACAACAAAGAGGACACCGTTGACTTAAACACAACGGAATTCAGGTATCTGTCATATTTCCTAAAGTTAAAAAGACAAATTGAGGGAGTGTGGCATTATCCTGAAGCATCTCGTATGAGGGGTGAACAGGGAGAGTTATTGCTCGTATTCACAATCAGAAGCGATGGATATCTTGAGAATGTAAATTTATTAGATTCATCGGGCTTCACACGTCTAGACGACGAAGCCATAAGGGCGATAAGGGTTGCGGCTCCTTTTAGTCCATTTCCTCAAAGCTGGGAATTGGAAAGATTGAACATTAGGGCAATATTCAGATACAGCTTTGGATGGAGTATTAGATGA